Proteins encoded within one genomic window of Mauremys mutica isolate MM-2020 ecotype Southern chromosome 11, ASM2049712v1, whole genome shotgun sequence:
- the CTXN2 gene encoding cortexin-2: protein MMSSSYCSNASASMSVNEVSAFSLTLEQKTGFAFVGILCVFLGLLIIRCFKILLDPYSSMPSSTWEDEVEGLDKGTFEYALA from the coding sequence ATGATGAGCAGTAGCTACTGCAGCAATGCTTCAGCCAGCATGAGTGTCAATGAAGTGTCCGCCTTCTCACTGACCTTGGAGCAAAAAACTGGCTTTGCCTTCGTAGGGATTCTGTGCGTTTTCTTGGGACTACTCATTATTAGATGCTTCAAAATCTTACTGGACCCCTATAGTAGCATGCCATCTTCCACTTGGGAAGATGAAGTCGAGGGTCTTGATAAAGGAACGTTTGAATATGCTCTTGCATGA